The following is a genomic window from Microcoleus sp. FACHB-672.
ATTGGCGATGCTGTACGTCCTACCGATTTAATTGCGCGTTATGGGGGAGAAGAATTTGTAGTAATTCTGCTTGATACAAATGCAGAAGTGGCTTGGCAAGTTGCTCAAAAAATCTGCTTCCAAGTTAAAGCTTTACAAATCGCTCACATCAATTCCCAAGTCAGTGAGTATGTTACGCTCAGTTGTGGGCTAGCTAGTACGATTGCAGATTTTGAAGGGTTGCCGGTGGAGTTGATTAAAATGGCTGATGAGGCGCTTTATGAGGCAAAAAAAATGGGGCGAGATCGGGTCAGCCGGCGAGAATTAAAGACTTTGTAAAGGCTCCAATTCTCGCAAAACTTTAGAAAAAACAGCGTGTCAGTTCACACAATATTAAAATCACCTTTGAGGTTATACAAAAAGGTTTTTGATGGGGTGGTCTGGGTTGATTTGGCAGTTTCTTCCTAAGGATTGACTTGTTTTAAAAGGGTATTTTTTTGATTTTTTAACCGCAGATGCACGCAGATGATAGCGAAGCGTGCCGCAGGCATACGCAGATGGATACAGATGATAGTGCAGAGTGCCGACAGGTATATACAGATGAATGCAGATTAGATGCCTAAAGTTAATTCCCAACTTAGCAATTTGCCGGTGTCTTCTAGGGCACTGTCAATGACGCGCAGCTGCCAAACACCTTTCACCGGCTGATTGATCAACAGCTTCAGCACTGGCGTTGTTTGCAGAGAATAGGCTATCTGTAATCGCTTATTGCGCCCTTGGGTACGTCCTTGCAGCAAAACGATCTTGCCGGTAGGGGCGATTAAATAAATCTCCAGATCTCCCATAAAGCTGTGTTCAATATCCACACCGATGCGAATATCGCGCACAGCACCCGTATCATTCATTTGGATAGGGCTGGTAATACCCCGCAAGTCATAATCGGGAATTGCCACGCTGGTGTCATTGCGCCCTTGTAGTTGCCGGCTGACTTTCAATGAGGTCACTTGCTTTTGTGCCGCCTGCACTGCCTTAAAAGCATTCACCTTGCCATAGCCAAACCACTGGGAGTGTCCGTTGGCGTCATAAGTGCCCATGTTGATACCCAGTTGCGGATCGGGTTCTCGATCAGTAATTTTATCTGCGGTATTTTGTAGGATTTGCTTGACTTCCTGAGCAGTCAAATCAGGATTAACAGAAAGCACTAACGCTGCAACACCGGCAACCACGGGGGTAGAGCTAGAAGTGCCGCCAAAATAGCCGGTGTAATCCTCCGCATCGTAACCGAGAGGACCCATGCGATCAGCAGTGAAAACCCCTTGACCGGCTAGAGGGACTGTCACTTGCGGCGCTGTGTTGATATAGCCGGTTTCTTGCAGCCACATTCCGGGGGTCGCATTATTGCTGGGGGCGCAAACAGATATAGTTGGACCCCAATTACTATAAGCGGCTTTTTTATTCAAACTGGTGCAGGCAGAAATCGTCATCACGTCCGGGTGAACGCTAAAACCGCCTAGCCATTTCGTTTGGCCCTGCAAAATGTTGTTAGGCCAGCCTCGCTCATTAATGGTGCCGGTTGTGGGCCGGTTGGCATTACCGGCAGCAAAGAGTATGACGCAACCCTTGCCGTTGCGCCCTTCTGTTGCGGCGCGATGCACAACGGCACTTTGGCGCAAGGACAGTGGAAAATAAACAGCCGAGGGACCCCAGCTACAAGAAATCACGGCGGCCCCTTTAGCAATGGCCCACTCAAACAGCTGCTCAATCGAACTGTCATCGAGAAAACCTGTGGTGCGTAACGGCATCAAGGCACAACCGGGGGCCACCCCTACAATGCCGCTGCCAGTTTCTTCCGCAACCGCAACGCCGGCACAAGCGGTGCCGTGGTTGTCTTCATCTTCCCCCGGCATTGGCACAAAGTCTTTGGCTTTAAAGTCACGCGGGGCAACAATTTTACCCAAACCTTGAAAATCCGGATGGTTGAGGTCAACTGAATCATCGGCAACAGCCACGACGACAGAACGCACCCCGCGAGTGATATCCCACGCTTTCTCAATATCAATATGAGCGCCGGCTGCTAATTCCGGGCCGCCGGCGTGGTAAAGATACCATTGCTTGGGATAGAGGGTGTCACGAGGCCGGTAGTGAGGAACTGTTTCTACTACAATATTCGGTTCAGCAACCAATACGGCCCGGTTGCCGGTGAGCCGGTTGGCAATTTTAATCGGATTTTCCGTCGCTTGCTTGGTGACTTCAAAGATAAAGGTGTTGGCAATTCCTGCGAGTAGACGAATCTGACGCAGTCCCGCTGCCGCGGCAATGGCATCCCGCGTTGCTGGATCGGCAGAATCACTAAACTGGATAGTCAACTCGTCCGTGAGGTAGAGCAGTTGCTCTGGGTTGTTCTTAATGTGGTAAACATGACTGACAAAGGCAACGGCTTCTGAATGTCGCGCTGCTTGCATGGCTTGTTCGAGGAGAGCCGGTTCAACGGTGTATTCTACTAGCTTGGCTTGCGGTACGCTCCTATGGCGAACGGCCCCCCA
Proteins encoded in this region:
- a CDS encoding S8 family serine peptidase, producing the protein MTNPVNSTNSSQNNFPGVGVPEESVGFILQRGGDELALEKVSDRFTVRPAGTGTLSEDWAQLWGAVRHRSVPQAKLVEYTVEPALLEQAMQAARHSEAVAFVSHVYHIKNNPEQLLYLTDELTIQFSDSADPATRDAIAAAAGLRQIRLLAGIANTFIFEVTKQATENPIKIANRLTGNRAVLVAEPNIVVETVPHYRPRDTLYPKQWYLYHAGGPELAAGAHIDIEKAWDITRGVRSVVVAVADDSVDLNHPDFQGLGKIVAPRDFKAKDFVPMPGEDEDNHGTACAGVAVAEETGSGIVGVAPGCALMPLRTTGFLDDSSIEQLFEWAIAKGAAVISCSWGPSAVYFPLSLRQSAVVHRAATEGRNGKGCVILFAAGNANRPTTGTINERGWPNNILQGQTKWLGGFSVHPDVMTISACTSLNKKAAYSNWGPTISVCAPSNNATPGMWLQETGYINTAPQVTVPLAGQGVFTADRMGPLGYDAEDYTGYFGGTSSSTPVVAGVAALVLSVNPDLTAQEVKQILQNTADKITDREPDPQLGINMGTYDANGHSQWFGYGKVNAFKAVQAAQKQVTSLKVSRQLQGRNDTSVAIPDYDLRGITSPIQMNDTGAVRDIRIGVDIEHSFMGDLEIYLIAPTGKIVLLQGRTQGRNKRLQIAYSLQTTPVLKLLINQPVKGVWQLRVIDSALEDTGKLLSWELTLGI